Proteins encoded together in one Macadamia integrifolia cultivar HAES 741 chromosome 8, SCU_Mint_v3, whole genome shotgun sequence window:
- the LOC122087575 gene encoding expansin-like B1: MDFSLKPLAFLLCCLLLWQTQTDASTCSDCFTQSRAAYYPNSDVNGTETGACGFGSFGATINGGDVSAASDLYRGGVGCGACYQVRCTNAKYCSDNGVTIVITDSGSSDHTDFILSNHAYSKMAQTKDAAASLLALGVVDIEYRRVSCSYPSHNMTIKIDESSNYPYYLAFVIWYQQGNKDITAVQLCETQNYSCKLLDRTHGAVWATTMPPSGPLSIRMLLSGSDDGDETWIVPDNNIPQDWTAGATYDTGVQVDL; the protein is encoded by the exons atggatttttctctCAAGCCTCTTGCTTTCCTCCTTTGCTGTTTGCTTCTCTGGCAAACTCAGACTGATGCTTCAACATGCAGTGACTGCTTCACCCAATCAAGGGCAGCTTACTACCCAAACTCTGATGTGAATGGAACAGAAA CTGGGGCATGTGGATTTGGATCATTTGGAGCAACAATCAATGGCGGCGATGTATCGGCGGCATCTGATCTCTACAGAGGTGGTGTAGGTTGTGGTGCTTGCTATCAGGTGAGATGCACCAATGCTAAGTATTGCTCAGACAATGGAGTAACTATAGTCATCACAGATAGTGGCTCAAGTGATCACACTGACTTTATACTTAGCAACCACGCCTACAGCAAGATGGCTCAGACCAAAGATGCAGCTGCATCATTACTAGCCCTTGGTGTGGTTGATATTGAATATAGACG TGTTTCATGTAGCTACCCAAGCCATAATATGACAATCAAGATTGATGAGAGCAGCAACTACCCCTACTACCTGGCCTTTGTTATATGGTAtcaacaaggcaacaaggataTCACTGCTGTGCAGCTGTGTGAG ACCCAAAATTATTCATGTAAGCTGTTGGATCGGACTCATGGAGCTGTATGGGCGACTACCATGCCGCCGAGTGGACCGCTGTCAATAAGGATGCTTTTAAGCGGcagtgatgatggagatgaGACATGGATAGTTCCTGATAATAACATACCACAAGACTGGACGGCCGGAGCCACATATGACACTGGAGTACAAGTAGACTTGTAA